In Microplitis mediator isolate UGA2020A chromosome 2, iyMicMedi2.1, whole genome shotgun sequence, a single window of DNA contains:
- the LOC130663560 gene encoding uncharacterized protein LOC130663560 translates to MYDCVSTVQSTVNEPLEDRTISLLLTCKLCGAIFCLAGTLTLIILPSTFLSCCATSILFPTFIPGYLIINIVGFLSNYVRQEFHLIADILFSTLGVCLNLFFVVYIMLDWSELYIKIMRTDYAHHYGFQYFVLAVLALLNFIVSLTQLIFCIREVYINATLEEEI, encoded by the exons ATGTATGACTGTGTGTCAACTGTACAATCGACCGTTAATGAGCCATTAGAAGATCGCactatttctttattattaacatGCAAACTTTGTGGGGCA aTTTTTTGTCTTGCAGGTACGTTaactttaataatattacCATCTACATTTCTTTCTTGCTGTGCGACatctattttatttccaaCATTTATACCgggttatttaattattaatatcgtTGGTTTTTTATCGAATTATGTTCGTCaagaatttcatttaattgcc gATATATTGTTTTCAACATTGGGTGTAtgtctaaatttattttttgtagtttaTATAATGTTAGACTGGAGTGAATTGTAcattaaaattatgagaacAGATTATGCTCATCACTATGG atTTCAATATTTCGTCTTAGCAGTATTAGCtctgttaaattttatagtttcatTAACACAATTAATATTCTGCATTCGTGAAGTTTATATCAATGCTACTCTTGAAGAAGAAATATAG